AAGATCACCATAGACGACAACACAGCCAGATGGAATGGGGGCGCGGCCCTATTCGAAGAAGGGGTGACCTTTGCCAATACGGGAGACATCTCCATTTCCGGAAACAGCGCAGACAACTATAGCGGAGCCATGGAAGTCACGGGCGATACATCTTTCACCAATACAGGGAAGATCGCCCTGGACAACAACACGGCAGGATGGCACTACGGTGTCGGTATCTTCCGTGGAGATCTGACTTTTGCCAACACGGGGGACATCTCCATTTCCGGAAATAAATCAACGGACTACGGCTACGGAGCCTTGGTCGTAGAAGGGAAAATCTCCCTCGTCAATACCGGGAAGGTCACGATCTCCGAAAATACGGCAAAATGGGACGTAGGCGCCCTCCAAGCAAACAACGGCTTGGAATTCATCAACAACCGCGGCGGCGTACTCATTGAGAACAATGCCGTCGACGGCGTAGCTGGCGCCATGTACCTTGCTTTCCATGATGCTGTCTTTTCCGCAGATCAGGGAGATATCATCGTCAAAGGCAACACGGAAAAACGCGGAGGGGACAATCCCATCCTCAATTCCATCGTCTTCGGCACCGACGGGATCTTTTCCATGGACAGCGTTGCGCTCCGCGCCCAGGAAGGAAATTCGGTAACCTTTTACGATCCATTCCGCAATGGAGGTGACGGCGCCGAATATGACAACATCGCTTTTGACCTGAACAAGTCCGAAGATGTGGATGCCACTCCGTATGACGGAACTGCTCCGGAATTCGCGGGAACCATCCGATTCTCCGGTGCGGAAGCAGACAAACTGATCACTCAGGCAGAAGGAGAATCGGAAGCAGACTGGCAAAAGCGCCTGGATGAATCCAAATACTTCAACGTAAGCGGCAAAACTACGTTGTACGACGGAACGCTGATTCTGGAAGACGGAGTCACCTACGGAAACAGCGATCTCTCCAAGGACTCCTCCTTCACCGTCAAGAAGGGCACCCTGGAAATTACGGGCAACAGTTCCGTAAACAGCAACGCAATTGCTCTGGAAAGCGGAGTCACTCTGAGAACCGGACGAGGAGCTACGTTCCGAGCCGACACCGTTGACATCAGCAAGGGAGTCATCTTTGACTTCCGTCCCTTCATGGACGATTACAGCTCCGGCCTGCACATCGAACAGGCCAGCAGCCACACCATGGGCGGACTGATGGGCGTCGCCGACTCCCTGAGCGATTATGCCCATAACCGCTGGGCCACGGAACAGCACTTCCTTGCCATCTCTATCGGCGACGAAGCCCTTCCCGGTACCACCGGGGACTTTGACGACATTTACTCCTCCGCTACCGGAACGAATGTAGTCGACTCCCCCTACACATATGCGGGGTACTGGACCAAGGAATGGACAGACGAAGACGGAGACGGAATCAACGAGCACTTGTATGCCGTATGGAATCCCACCGCCAAGATCAAAGAAATCCTTCCGGAACTGGCCGGTTCGGATATCGGCAACTCCATGTGGAGCTCCGCGTCCAATATCAAATCCGTCTCCAACGCTGCGTTGGGACAGGTTGGTATTACCCGCTTCCTGCTGGGACCGGAAAACAACTTCTGGATCAAGGGACTGGGTGACTTCACCTACCACGCCACACACAACGGCATCGACGGCTATGACTACAATGGCGGCGGATACGCCGTAGGCGCAGACCGCAGATTCACTCCCAATACCATTCTGGGCGCCGCCTTCGGCAATCTGTATGGCACGAACAAGAGCCGCACCTGGATCAGCGAAGTGGACCAAACTTCCTACACAGCCCTGCTGTACGGAGCATGGAGAAAGCAGTTGTCTCCCAACAATGCGATCACCATCAACGGTTCCGCGGGATTCGGCTGGGTCACCAACAAGCTGGACTCCTACTATGAAGGAGGAGCCTCCCATGGCAAATGGCAAAACCGGATGGGATTCGCCACTCTCCAGGCAACCTGGGATCACAACCTGAACAAGAGCTGGACGCTCTCCCCGTTCCTGGGTATCGAATATACTCAGGTGAACCAGAATTCATTCACGGAAACCGGATATGACGCCCGGCATTTCGACCGTGGAGACCTGAAGAACCTGAGCCTTCCCGTAGGTGTCGGAATCAGCAAGTCCATCCAGTTCAGCAACGGCGTTCAGTGGGTCAACAGCTTGGCTGTCAGTTACGTCCCCGACGTCATGCGCAACGATCCGAAAACCCAGGCTACTCGCTTGTTGAATGACTTCACCTGGACTTCCAGAGGGGTTCGTCCGGATCGCAATGCCGTGCGAGTCAATTACAACAGTACCCTTGTAATCAATCCCCGCTGGACGACGTACGCCGGCTATGAATTCGAAGGTAGGAACAAGTCAACCTACCACAGAGTCAATGCCGGGGTAAGCTACGCCTTCTAAGTCGTACATCATCTTCCGGAGTCCGCTCCGGAATCCCCCGAGATCAACGGGATGCAGCCAGAACCGGTTGCATCCCGTTTTATTGTCGGGGAAAACAAGTTCACTCCCCATTCCCGGACACAATGCGGGAACGGTTCACTCCGTATCGGATGACTCCGAAGGAAATCCAGTACACGGCGGAGCCGATCAGCGACCACTGCAACGCGGCCAGAGATGCGTCGATCCACATTTCAATGGCTTGATCCATACGCCCGGGAAGAATCCTAGCAAAAGTCGCCTCATTCATCGGGAAAGAGCCCGTCCAGGCAAGTTCGTACATGCAGATCAAGGTAATAAGCAGGGACATCGTCAGGGGACGATGGTACGTACGGGGAACAAAAAGAGCAGCCAAGGCAAATGCGGCAAAAAGAGACAGGTTCAGGAAAAACAGAATCCACCAGCTCCCTGAATCGGCCTCGCGAATACCGCTGAAAGCAGGCAGTACATAGTACGACACGCCTACAATGGCCAGAAGGCTTACCAGAAACGGAACATTGACAAGAAGTTTTCTCATGGAACAACTCATGGACATTTCCCCATGCAGAAGCAAGCCCATTCCGGTCAACTGGCAATCTTTCCGACCGGTCCGCCGTTCCGAAGCATCAAAAGCAGGAAATGAGGCTATGTGGACTTAGGCGCTTGTTTGTCTTGATTGAACGAGTCATGTTCACTATGTTGTCCGCCGTCATGTCCGAGCGAAAGAAACCTTATCCTTTTGACCTTTTTGAACCCAAGTGGCAACAAATCTGGGAGGAACGCAAAACCTTCAAAGTAGCCAATCCCGGCGATCCCGGTTTCGATGCATCCAAGCCAAAATTCTATGCCTTGGACATGTTCCCCTATCCCAGCGGAGCCGGGCTGCACGTCGGCCACCCGGAAGGCTACACCGCTACCGACATCATTTCGCGTTTCAAGCGAATGAACGGATTCAACGTCCTGCATCCGATGGGGTGGGATTCCTTCGGGCTGCCTGCCGAACAGTATGCCATCAAAACAGGACAACACCCGGAAATCACAACCAGGCAGAATATCGACAACTTCCGCCGCCAGCTCAAAATGCTGGGATTCTCCTACGACTGGGACCGCGAAATTGCGACCACGGATGCCCAATACGTCCGCTGGACCCAGTGGATCTTCCTGAAACTCTATAATTCCTATTACGACAAGGAATCCCGCAAGGCTCGTCCCATTGCCGAACTGGAAGCCAAGGGACTGACCCGCGATGAAATCGATGACCGGCGCCTGGCCTATGTCGCCGAAGTATCCGTCAACTGGTCTCCGGAACTCGGCACAGTCCTTTCCAACGAAGAGGTAGAAGAATGGCGTTCCAAAGGCAACACGGTCGAACGCCGTCCTCTGCGCCAGTGGATGCTTCGCATTACCGACTATGCGGAACGTCTGATTGACGAACTCGAACCTCTCGACTGGCCGGAATCCATCAAAATGCTCCAGCGCAACTGGATCGGCAAATCCGAAGGAGCCGAAGTCGATTTCGACATAGACGGCAATAAAGTAACCGTTTATACAACCCGCCCGGATACCCTGTTCGGAGCCACCTACATGGTGCTTGCTCCGGAACACGAACTTGTCGCCCAAATCACGACTCCGGACCGGAAACAAGCCGTCGACGACTACCGGGCTGCATGCTCCGGCAAAAGCGATCTGGAACGTACGGAAACCGCCAAGGATAAAACAGGCGTTTTCACCGGAGCCTACGCTGCCAATCCCGTCAATGGTGACAAAATCCCCGTCTGGATCGCCGACTACGTGTTGACCGGCTACGGAACGGGCGCCATCATGGCCGTACCCGCACACGACGAACGCGATTTTGCCTTTGCCACCAAATTCGGCCTGCCGATTCTTCAAGTCGTCCAGCCGCCATCCGCCGACGAAGATTGGAGAGGCTATTGCGGCTATGACGGTACCAGCGTCAACTCCGGATTCCTCACCGGCCTGCCCACAAGAGAGGCCAAGGCCAGAATGATCGACTGGCTGGAAGAACAGGGAGTCGGCCGGCGCAAAGTCAATTACAAGCTCCGTGACTGGCTCTTCTCCCGCCAGCGCTACTGGGGGGAACCCTTCCCCATCGTGTGGGAAGACGGACACCACCACGCCATCTCCGAATCCGAATTGCCCCTGCTACAACCGGAAATGGAAGATTTCAAGCCCACGGGCGACCCCCGCGGCCCCTTAATCAAGGCAACCGAATGGATGCAGTATTCGCCGACAGCCCAGCGAGAAACCAACACGATGCCCCAGTGGGCCGGTTCCTGCTGGTACTATCTCCGTTACCTCGACCCAAACAATTCGGAACAATTCATCTCCCCGGAAGTCGAGCAATACTGGATGGGAGCCAACCATAACCCGGGAGGCATCGACCTCTATGTCGGCGGTACGGAACACGCCGTCCTTCACCTTCTCTACGCTCGTTTCTGGCACAAAGTACTCTTCGACCTCGGCTATCTGACGACCAACGAGCCCTTCCAGAAACTCGTCAACCAGGGGCTCATCCTGGGTGAAGACGGACAAAAAATGTCCAAATCCCGGGGTAACGTCGTCAATCCTGACGATATTGTCCAGGAATACGGAGCGGACGCCCTGCGTCTGTACGAAATGTTCATGGGACCGCTCAAGGACGTCAAACCTTGGGCAACCAAAGGAGTCGAAGGCATCTCCCGCTTCCTGGCCCGCGTATGGCGCGTGGCCTTCATGGAAAACCAGGAAGGCATTTGGACGCCCTCCGGCAAGATCGTTGCATCCCTTCCGAACGACAAACGCCTCGCCGTGTCCAAGGAAGTGCACAAGACCATCCGCAAAGTGACGGAAGACATCGAAGCCATGTCCTTCAATACGGCCATCTCCAAAATGATGGAATGCGTCAACGCCATGACATCCGCCGATGCCATCGTTCTGGAAGACTACGTCAACCTGCTCATCCTCCTGAATCCTTTTGCACCGCATATCACGGAAGAAATCTACTCCCGTCTCTGCGACTCGTTCCCGTCCTTGCCGCGCACTCAGCTTTGCGAACACGCATGGCCGGCATGCGACGAGGCCATGCTCCGGGAAGACACCGTCACTCTCGTCGTTCAAGTCAACGGCAAACTCAGGGACAAACTGGAAGTCCCCGCCGGAATCAGCCGCGAAGATGCTGAAAAAATGGCACTGGAATCACCGAAGATCAAAACCTATACGGACGGCAATACGATCCGCAAAGTCATTGTCGTACCAGGACGACTCATCAATATCGTCGTGACTCCCAACGCCTGATTCATCCCCGCCAGACACCAAAATCCCATGAGTACGCTCATTGCGCCATCACTGCTCGCCGCCGATTTCACTAGAATCGGGGAAGAGTCACGCCGCGCATTCGCCGCCGGAGCGGACTGGCTCCATCTCGACATTATGGACGGTCACTTCGTAGACAACATCTCATTCGGCCCTGCCGTGTGTTCTGCCGTCCGCGAAGCCGTCGGCCCGGAAGCTTTTCTCGACGCCCACCTGATGATTGAACGACCTGATCATTACTTCGACCGTTTCGTCAAAGCCGGAGTCAACCTGATCAGCATCCACGTCGAACTCGGTGACGAATACTACCTCCACGACACCTTGCGTCGCATCCGCGAAGCGGGCGTCTTGAACGGCATTGCCATCAACCCGGCCACGCCATTTGAAAAAGTTGTTCCCTACCTGGGGGAAATCGACCTCCTGCTTGTCATGTCGGTCGTTCCCGGTTTTGGTGGACAGTCCTTCATGCCGGAAGTCCTTTATAAAACCCAGAAAGCGGCAAAATGGAAGGAAGAACACGGAGCTTCCTTCCATATCCAAATGGACGGAGGCATCGGATCCGGCAATGCATCCTTCTGCACCCAGGCCGGAGCCAATGTTCTCGTCGCCGGTTCCTCCACCTTCAAAGCCAGTGACATGGCTATGGCCATCAACGAACTCAGACACAGATACTGAGAGAAAACCACTGTCTGATCCCAAAGGGGAATTCCGTTCAGGACGGGGTTCCCCTCATTTGTTTGTCACAATATCTCTTGCTTGTAGTTGATCTTCATGCCCGAATAAGCTAGGTTCGCTGTGAGCGCAAGCATATGCAAGCGCCTTCCGCCCTTCTGCCTATACAGGATATGTCAGAACTCAGCTCACAGAGCCCGCACAGGCACAACATCGCCAACAAGCGCCGCCATACAGCCTACTCCAAGAAAAGCCGTTTCAAAAAGTTTTTGAAACTGCTGGTGTTAGGTACATTGATCCTTGGCGTCCTGGGGGCCCTGGCGGGATGGGGCCTCTACTCATTCGTCACGGAACGTTACGAAAAGTGGGCTATGGAATTCGATCTCGAACGAATCAACGATCTCGAAAAACCCAGCATTATCTATGACCGCAACGGCGAAGAAATAGGCCGTATCTACGTCGAAAACCGCAGTTACGTGACCTTGGACAAAGTATCGCCTAACATGATCAATGCCCTCATCGCCCAGGAAGATTCCCGCTTCCGGGAACATCCCGGCTATGACTTGATCGGCATGTCCCGCGCCGCACTGGAACTTCTGCGCGCCAACGGAGACGTCAACCAGGGGGCATCCACCATCACCCAGCAACTCGCTCGAAACGCCTACGATCTCAAGTCTCGCGCCCTTGCACGGGGAGAAAACGGGTTCGGGCGAAAAATCGTTGAAATCTTCCTCGCCAAACGTATTACGGAACGATACAGCAAGGATCAGGTGCTCGAATTCTACCTGAACCGCGTCTACCTCGGCAGCGGTTACTACGGCATCCGTTCCGCCTCCCTCGGCTATTTCGGCAAAGAACCCTCCGAACTAACTACCCGGGAAGCCGCATCCATTGCCGCTTTGATCAAAAACCCCAACGGTCTCTCCCCATTGCGCTCTCCGGAAAAAAACCTGAAATGGCGCAACCACGTTTTGGAGCGTATGGCCAAAGCCGGCTACATTACATTAGAAGAAACGGAACGTTTGAAAAACATGCCCTTGGGCCTCAATCCCAAACCCCTTCAGCGCAAAGTTTCCCACATCTACGAACGCATCGCCAACCAGATCACCCAGTACCTGGGAGAAGACAGGGTCAATGCCGCCGGACTTAAAATTTACACGACACTCGATAAAAATCTCCAGGAAACTTCCGAAACAGCACTGCGCCAGGCCTTGGAAACCATCGAAGCCCGCCCCGGATACAAGCACATCAAAGCTTCTTCCTTCCAGAACGGGCAGGATACCCCGCCTGCCTATTTGGAAGGCTCCGTCCTCATCGTCGACAATGCCACGGGAGCCATCCTCGCCTACCATGGAGGCAGGGACTACAACAAACGCCAATACGATGCCATTGAACTGGGAGCCCGCCCCCCCGGTACGTCTATTCTTCCCATCCTGTACGCTACGGCATTCGATTCCGGCTATTCCCCGGCCTCCAAAGTACTCGACGACGCCATCGACAACCGACTCACCGGAATCGGCGGAGTGGAAGGCATCCTCGGAGAATGGGGCACGGAAACGCCCAAAAGCCGTTACGAAGGTAATATTACTTCGCGAGAAGCCCTTTCCCAATCGAAAATAGCCGCATCTTTGCGTCTCGGCATGGAACTCGGTCCCAAGCCCTTCATCAAAAAAATGCAGGAATTCGGCATTCGAAAACCAATCCGCGAAGCCGGGACCGAGGTCAATCCCGTCTATCGCCCACGTATCTATGTCGGTACGGAACCGGCTTCCCTCAAGGAAATGACGATGGCCTTCACCGCCATCCCCAACGGAGGAGAACGCCCGGAGAACCTTTACTTCCTCGACCGCGTAGAAGACGAAACCGGCTACGTCATCTGGGAATCCCCCCAGGCATTGGGCGACCGGAAAAAAGTCCGGGCCACCACATCGGCTACAGCCTTCCAACTTCACTCCATCCTCCAAGACTCCCTTAAGCGCGGGTCTGCCAGCAAAGTAGCCCCTCTGCTGCCAGAAAAATTCAACGGCGCCATCAAAACGGGAACCACCTACAACTTCGCCGACAACTGGATGTTCGGATATGATTCCAGAATCACCTGCGGGATCTGGATCGGTTTTCTCGAAGGCAAAAAGCCCATTTACGACGGCGCTTTTTCCTCCGATACCTGCGGTAAAGCCATGGCGAAAATACTCGATGCGACCGTCCGCATCTTCCCAGCCAAGGAACTCACGCCGCCCGATACTGTAGAAAGCGTGGAAATTTGTACCAAATCCGGAATGCGGGCTACCCGAAACTGCTATGAACAGGAAGCTGACGACAACGGAACCAATCCCAAATACCGTCTGACCACGATCACGGAATACCTCCGCAAGGGCGATCTTAGCCTTCCCTTCTGCAACTTGCACGGGGAAGAGTCTATCTCCTTGGAAATGTTCGCCAGTTCTGCCGGACCCGGCAGTAAAGCCCGTATCCTGCCCGTCATTCCAATTCTGCCGCGTCAAGCCGCCCTGCTTGGCAAAGACCCCTATCACACGGAGCAAATTACCGCACCGTCGCGCCGCAACTACGATTTCCTTCCCTCCAATGCGAACGAAGCACCTGCCGCACAGGCAATCGAAGACGAATCTTCCATCTACGATTCCTCCGAATCGACCATCTCTCTGCCGGCCCCTAAGTCGATACACCTAGACATGCCCGACATCGAGTAAACAGAGCCATCGCATCCTCTTTCCAGTTCATTTTCTCCACCGCCATGAGTACAAAAGCCCTCGCCCTGACTCAGGAAAAAGCCCTCGAAATCAACCTGGAACGTAATATTTACGGTACATTTGCCGAGATCGGAGCCGGGCAGGAAACCGCTAACTGGTTCTTCCGAGCCTCCGGTGCCGCCGGTACGGTCGCTAAAACAATTTCCGCCTATGACATGACCGTCAGCGATACGTTGTACGGCCCCGTCAAACGCTATGTTTCCATAGAACGCCTCAAGGGAATGCTGGATTATGAATACCGCCAGCTCGTCCATCGCCTGGGTAACACAAAAGGCCAGGACACCCGATTCTTCGCTTTCTGTAACACAGTCAAAGTCAAAGGATACAGGGACAAAGGCCCATGGCATGGCTGGATCGGCGTCCGTTTTCAGCTTCGTCCGGGAGCTCCCCCTTCCGACCTTATTGTCCACGTCAACATGAATGTCCCCTCTCATTCATTGCAAATGAGGGACTTAGGAATTTTGGGCGTCAATGTTCTCTATGCGGTCTATCACAAAAGGGACCGCCTTGTAGAATTTGTCGAATCCCTGATGGACAACATTGACCCGTCCAGTATGGAAATCGATGTCCTTCGCTTTGAAGGCCATGGATTTTCCAAGGTAGACAACAGGCTCTTCGCCATGCAGCTCGTCAAATCCGGCTTAACGGAATCTACTCTCTTTCTCCCGAACGGTGAAGTAGCCCAGGCAGCCGACGTGCTCTACAAACGTCCTTTGGTCGTCATGCGCGGTAGTTTCGATCCCGTTTGCAAGTTGCACCTCGAAGTCATGGATGCCGTCCGCAAAACCTTCCTGGCCCAGGTAGACGAAAAGACGCGGGCCAACTGCATGGACATCTGCGAAATCTCCATGAACAACCTCCTGCGGGGAGACGACGTAGACCATCTGGACTTCCTCTACCGCGCCGATAGCCTCAAGGAACTCGGCAAAACCGTTCTCATCACCAGAATGACCCGTTTTGACCGCCTATCGGAACTCCTAGGCCATTTCACGCGGGAGCCCATCGCCATTTCTCTTTCCATCGGCCTTCTCAATGAATTGTTTAAGGAAAAATGGACGCGAGATATTCCCGGCGGTATTCTCGAATCCTTCGGACGTACTTTCCAACACAAGACACGCCTCTACGTTTCCCCTTGGCTTAACAGAAAATCCGGAGAATTTGTCACGGCCCGTACTTTCCGCGCCCCGGAACAGTACCAGTACCTCTACCAGCACTTCCTCGCCAACAATCTTGTTATAGACGTCCCCTTCTTCAATGAAACACTCCTGCGGAAAACTCCGCGCGACATCCAGCGCATGATCGCAGAAGACGACCCCGCCTGGAAAGATCTCGTTCCCGAAGAAGCACACCGTTCCGCCTTGCATCTCAAGTAAAGGGTACCTCTCCCCATTCCCCCAAGACGCAAGAGAACGCGCCATTACCGGAAATTATTCCTCGTACTCCGACCAGGACGAACTCGTTTCCCAGACGCGCACGCGCTCCAGCCGCACCACTTGCCGTACCGGCCACTCGTATGCTCCAGCCTTACCATGCTCCAAGGCTTCTTTTGCATGGAAGAAAATTGTCCGGGCCATCACTTCGCTCGTCGGATCGACGGAATCGAAGCCAATGACACGATCGCCATACGTCTGCTTGAAGATTCCGTACAGAGGATCATCCGTATTGACGCACAAAGAATGATCAAACTGATTGATAAATTCTCCCATCATCGATTTGATCACCTTGAAATCCATTACCATGTCGCTGGCATCCAAAGTATCAGCGATAAAAACCATCTCCACGGCACGCGTATGACCATGGGGGAATTTGCAATTGCCCGGATGCTTGGACAACATATGTCCGCTTTCCACTTCAATCCTCTTGCAGATACGATACATGACATCGGTATTGTGCTGTTATGCCTCCCTCCCGTCAATCTTTCATCCCCGCATCCCGGGCAATTCGACTGGCGGCATCCATGAACTGATGTCTCCTCCGGTAAAAGCCTCCATGTCATGGCAAACATTTTCCCCCGGACATCCCCATGCGGAAGATTCCTACTAAAATGTAATTCCAGCCATCAAATTGAACCTCCAACTGCGACATTCAAAACGGCAGGATAAAAATCTCCTTCACTTTTTCGAGATTCTCATCAAAGTAATTGTATGTCGTTCCTCTCATCAGGATATGTACCATCTCCCCGTCGGATCGCCGTTATCGCCGGAGCTACCTTCACGCAATTAATGCGGATGAAGATCTTTATCTTTCTACTGGTGTTCGCACTAGTAATTCTGGCTGTCAACTGCATTCGTACCAGCGATTTCCTCGGACCGGAAACGTATGGGGAAAACGAACTGACCCTCATTAAGAATTCGGCTTTCGGAGCCATGCGCCTCTTTGGGCTCGTCTTCTGCGTTACGGCTACGGCACTTCTGATACCCAAGGATACGGAGGATCGAATCCTCTACACCATCCTTTGCAAGCCGGTGCCCCGTATCGATTATCTAGTAGGTAAAGCTGTCGGCGTTCTGGCATTGGCAACGCTCGCCATGCTGGTGATGGATCTCTTTTCGACGGGTATCCTGTGGATGAGAACGGGAACTGTCATCGCAGAGCAGTCTCAGATACTGCACGGTACGGGAATCAAGGAAGACTCCATCGCACCAATTCTGGATCGCATCTCGGCCCAAGGGCCGACATGGAACGTCCAGGCAGGCATGCTCGTCATGATGATGGAGTTCACCGTACTGACGTCCATCACGCTGTTACTTTCGTGCTTGACCGGAGGAACAATCATCAGCACGCTTCTGGCATTCGGCGTGTATGTCGTCGGCATCTTCCAAACACAAGCCA
This is a stretch of genomic DNA from Akkermansia sp. N21116. It encodes these proteins:
- a CDS encoding autotransporter domain-containing protein, translating into MKPKFTVSAILLLMSAAITQMGTAQQAQDLHQGSVTDRQETQGDITYTLKDDLTFSDFQTEDTIFGGSVFFNQIEVAHTPPNQSTMTFTGAGMSMSFDNCSSINNTKWINPNEGGGAIRAEMLIFTDMGDISFNNCRSIVNTDTNAGGAINARGDVTFSQVGNISFTNNTLGNDGQQGQALGGALFAWGTINFKNTGSILFSNNSTGQSPHEDYSNIGGAIYAGASNSGSENLKDYIPAGDVAVTFQNINGSITFEGNSAWMAGAIYAYAGTVDGKEGTGGGMKIDTVAGDVIFKNNVADSGALVSAYNGNYGAIYSGQDLTISNVQGDLRFDGNRAANNVGAFGVSGNVILNNIGSITFINNSAGNTYAVGWITNDWTVTNTGDITISDNSSGKQMGGIAVFGKTSFAYTGDITIKGNSTGGSNGALRFYGDFSVTNAGDISISENNAGNYNGALEISGNTSFTNTGKITMDGNKAGWGYGVGQFQGDLTFANTRDISISGNKSIDYGYGALAVKGETSFTNTGKITIDDNTARWNGGAALFEEGVTFANTGDISISGNSADNYSGAMEVTGDTSFTNTGKIALDNNTAGWHYGVGIFRGDLTFANTGDISISGNKSTDYGYGALVVEGKISLVNTGKVTISENTAKWDVGALQANNGLEFINNRGGVLIENNAVDGVAGAMYLAFHDAVFSADQGDIIVKGNTEKRGGDNPILNSIVFGTDGIFSMDSVALRAQEGNSVTFYDPFRNGGDGAEYDNIAFDLNKSEDVDATPYDGTAPEFAGTIRFSGAEADKLITQAEGESEADWQKRLDESKYFNVSGKTTLYDGTLILEDGVTYGNSDLSKDSSFTVKKGTLEITGNSSVNSNAIALESGVTLRTGRGATFRADTVDISKGVIFDFRPFMDDYSSGLHIEQASSHTMGGLMGVADSLSDYAHNRWATEQHFLAISIGDEALPGTTGDFDDIYSSATGTNVVDSPYTYAGYWTKEWTDEDGDGINEHLYAVWNPTAKIKEILPELAGSDIGNSMWSSASNIKSVSNAALGQVGITRFLLGPENNFWIKGLGDFTYHATHNGIDGYDYNGGGYAVGADRRFTPNTILGAAFGNLYGTNKSRTWISEVDQTSYTALLYGAWRKQLSPNNAITINGSAGFGWVTNKLDSYYEGGASHGKWQNRMGFATLQATWDHNLNKSWTLSPFLGIEYTQVNQNSFTETGYDARHFDRGDLKNLSLPVGVGISKSIQFSNGVQWVNSLAVSYVPDVMRNDPKTQATRLLNDFTWTSRGVRPDRNAVRVNYNSTLVINPRWTTYAGYEFEGRNKSTYHRVNAGVSYAF
- the leuS gene encoding leucine--tRNA ligase, giving the protein MSERKKPYPFDLFEPKWQQIWEERKTFKVANPGDPGFDASKPKFYALDMFPYPSGAGLHVGHPEGYTATDIISRFKRMNGFNVLHPMGWDSFGLPAEQYAIKTGQHPEITTRQNIDNFRRQLKMLGFSYDWDREIATTDAQYVRWTQWIFLKLYNSYYDKESRKARPIAELEAKGLTRDEIDDRRLAYVAEVSVNWSPELGTVLSNEEVEEWRSKGNTVERRPLRQWMLRITDYAERLIDELEPLDWPESIKMLQRNWIGKSEGAEVDFDIDGNKVTVYTTRPDTLFGATYMVLAPEHELVAQITTPDRKQAVDDYRAACSGKSDLERTETAKDKTGVFTGAYAANPVNGDKIPVWIADYVLTGYGTGAIMAVPAHDERDFAFATKFGLPILQVVQPPSADEDWRGYCGYDGTSVNSGFLTGLPTREAKARMIDWLEEQGVGRRKVNYKLRDWLFSRQRYWGEPFPIVWEDGHHHAISESELPLLQPEMEDFKPTGDPRGPLIKATEWMQYSPTAQRETNTMPQWAGSCWYYLRYLDPNNSEQFISPEVEQYWMGANHNPGGIDLYVGGTEHAVLHLLYARFWHKVLFDLGYLTTNEPFQKLVNQGLILGEDGQKMSKSRGNVVNPDDIVQEYGADALRLYEMFMGPLKDVKPWATKGVEGISRFLARVWRVAFMENQEGIWTPSGKIVASLPNDKRLAVSKEVHKTIRKVTEDIEAMSFNTAISKMMECVNAMTSADAIVLEDYVNLLILLNPFAPHITEEIYSRLCDSFPSLPRTQLCEHAWPACDEAMLREDTVTLVVQVNGKLRDKLEVPAGISREDAEKMALESPKIKTYTDGNTIRKVIVVPGRLINIVVTPNA
- the rpe gene encoding ribulose-phosphate 3-epimerase, whose protein sequence is MSTLIAPSLLAADFTRIGEESRRAFAAGADWLHLDIMDGHFVDNISFGPAVCSAVREAVGPEAFLDAHLMIERPDHYFDRFVKAGVNLISIHVELGDEYYLHDTLRRIREAGVLNGIAINPATPFEKVVPYLGEIDLLLVMSVVPGFGGQSFMPEVLYKTQKAAKWKEEHGASFHIQMDGGIGSGNASFCTQAGANVLVAGSSTFKASDMAMAINELRHRY
- a CDS encoding transglycosylase domain-containing protein, translated to MSELSSQSPHRHNIANKRRHTAYSKKSRFKKFLKLLVLGTLILGVLGALAGWGLYSFVTERYEKWAMEFDLERINDLEKPSIIYDRNGEEIGRIYVENRSYVTLDKVSPNMINALIAQEDSRFREHPGYDLIGMSRAALELLRANGDVNQGASTITQQLARNAYDLKSRALARGENGFGRKIVEIFLAKRITERYSKDQVLEFYLNRVYLGSGYYGIRSASLGYFGKEPSELTTREAASIAALIKNPNGLSPLRSPEKNLKWRNHVLERMAKAGYITLEETERLKNMPLGLNPKPLQRKVSHIYERIANQITQYLGEDRVNAAGLKIYTTLDKNLQETSETALRQALETIEARPGYKHIKASSFQNGQDTPPAYLEGSVLIVDNATGAILAYHGGRDYNKRQYDAIELGARPPGTSILPILYATAFDSGYSPASKVLDDAIDNRLTGIGGVEGILGEWGTETPKSRYEGNITSREALSQSKIAASLRLGMELGPKPFIKKMQEFGIRKPIREAGTEVNPVYRPRIYVGTEPASLKEMTMAFTAIPNGGERPENLYFLDRVEDETGYVIWESPQALGDRKKVRATTSATAFQLHSILQDSLKRGSASKVAPLLPEKFNGAIKTGTTYNFADNWMFGYDSRITCGIWIGFLEGKKPIYDGAFSSDTCGKAMAKILDATVRIFPAKELTPPDTVESVEICTKSGMRATRNCYEQEADDNGTNPKYRLTTITEYLRKGDLSLPFCNLHGEESISLEMFASSAGPGSKARILPVIPILPRQAALLGKDPYHTEQITAPSRRNYDFLPSNANEAPAAQAIEDESSIYDSSESTISLPAPKSIHLDMPDIE
- a CDS encoding TonB-dependent receptor is translated as MSTKALALTQEKALEINLERNIYGTFAEIGAGQETANWFFRASGAAGTVAKTISAYDMTVSDTLYGPVKRYVSIERLKGMLDYEYRQLVHRLGNTKGQDTRFFAFCNTVKVKGYRDKGPWHGWIGVRFQLRPGAPPSDLIVHVNMNVPSHSLQMRDLGILGVNVLYAVYHKRDRLVEFVESLMDNIDPSSMEIDVLRFEGHGFSKVDNRLFAMQLVKSGLTESTLFLPNGEVAQAADVLYKRPLVVMRGSFDPVCKLHLEVMDAVRKTFLAQVDEKTRANCMDICEISMNNLLRGDDVDHLDFLYRADSLKELGKTVLITRMTRFDRLSELLGHFTREPIAISLSIGLLNELFKEKWTRDIPGGILESFGRTFQHKTRLYVSPWLNRKSGEFVTARTFRAPEQYQYLYQHFLANNLVIDVPFFNETLLRKTPRDIQRMIAEDDPAWKDLVPEEAHRSALHLK